A section of the bacterium genome encodes:
- a CDS encoding phosphodiester glycosidase family protein yields the protein HDVADALRRLPLDLRNAMYLEGGPTAQFSLEAGDQQLDFSGLYEAGSVGEGRRADAVPIPNVIAVQRRVRR from the coding sequence CACGACGTCGCCGACGCGCTGCGCCGGCTGCCGCTGGACTTGCGGAACGCGATGTACCTCGAGGGGGGGCCGACGGCGCAGTTCTCGCTGGAGGCCGGCGACCAGCAGCTCGACTTTTCGGGGCTGTACGAGGCGGGTTCCGTCGGGGAGGGGCGCCGCGCCGACGCGGTCCCGATCCCCAACGTCATCGCCGT